A stretch of the Azospirillum brasilense genome encodes the following:
- a CDS encoding GntR family transcriptional regulator has translation MLRRIEPDSTEPVARRVFRELRHAIVTMQFQPGQPLSEQEVAGQLGVSRQPVREAFIKLSESGLVVIRPQRGTFVVKISAKQVMDARFVREAVELAVARKAGEGLPARAVVELEANLKAQREAARSTNPAAFLELDEAFHRTIALGVDCEYAWRVVEETKAQMDRVRYLSLPQATPLDRLIAQHEQIVEGIRARSPDAAEAAMRLHLREILHSLPELAQRFPDLFDSDSAPADPVAESA, from the coding sequence ATGTTGAGGAGGATCGAGCCGGATTCGACGGAGCCCGTGGCGCGCCGCGTCTTCCGGGAGCTGCGCCACGCCATCGTGACGATGCAGTTCCAGCCTGGCCAGCCGCTGTCCGAGCAGGAGGTCGCCGGCCAGCTCGGCGTCAGCCGCCAGCCGGTGCGCGAGGCCTTTATCAAGCTCAGCGAATCCGGGCTGGTCGTCATCCGTCCGCAACGCGGCACCTTCGTCGTGAAGATCTCGGCCAAGCAGGTGATGGACGCCCGCTTCGTCCGCGAGGCGGTGGAGCTGGCCGTGGCGCGCAAGGCCGGCGAGGGGTTGCCGGCCCGCGCCGTCGTGGAACTGGAGGCCAACCTGAAGGCGCAGCGCGAGGCGGCGCGGAGCACCAACCCGGCGGCCTTCCTTGAGCTGGACGAGGCTTTCCACCGCACCATCGCCCTGGGGGTCGATTGCGAATACGCTTGGCGGGTGGTGGAGGAGACCAAGGCGCAGATGGACCGCGTGCGCTACCTCAGCCTGCCGCAGGCAACCCCGCTGGACCGGCTGATCGCTCAGCACGAGCAGATCGTCGAGGGCATCCGGGCGCGCAGCCCCGACGCCGCGGAGGCCGCCATGCGCCTGCACCTGCGTGAGATCCTGCACTCCCTGCCCGAGCTGGCCCAGCGCTTCCCCGACCTGTTCGACAGCGATTCCGCGCCCGCCGATCCGGTTGCCGAGTCCGCATGA
- a CDS encoding C4-dicarboxylate TRAP transporter substrate-binding protein, whose protein sequence is MSIITRSWRVAALGFALATVAGGALAADYTLSVNTALAQQDPLYKGLEEFKKNVEARSGGKMAVRLFPGSQLGKDEDVLEQARAGAGVAVVVDGGRLAVFVKEFGVLGGPYLAQGYDGIRKVVTSPLFDQWSDKLRKASGHQVLSFNWWQGERHLLTNKPVKGPEDLAGIRMRTPGAPVWMETIRAMGATPTPMGWSEVYTGLQQKVIDGVEAQHPASFGSRLYEVTNHVTKTGHINLITGIVTSSAWFDKLPPEQQTILKEEALKAGDSASRATQASLADFEKQMKDKGMTIEEIDVTPFRKATAPVYEKLGYAELHKEVEKLLQN, encoded by the coding sequence TTGAGCATCATCACCCGCAGCTGGCGCGTGGCCGCCCTCGGCTTTGCGCTGGCCACCGTCGCCGGCGGCGCGCTGGCCGCCGACTACACGCTCAGCGTCAACACGGCGCTGGCCCAGCAGGATCCGCTCTACAAGGGGCTGGAGGAGTTCAAGAAGAACGTCGAGGCGCGGTCCGGCGGCAAGATGGCCGTCCGCCTGTTCCCCGGCTCGCAGCTCGGCAAGGACGAGGACGTGCTGGAGCAGGCCCGCGCCGGGGCCGGGGTCGCGGTCGTCGTGGACGGCGGGCGCCTCGCCGTCTTCGTGAAGGAATTCGGCGTCCTCGGCGGCCCGTACCTCGCCCAGGGCTACGACGGCATCCGCAAGGTCGTCACCTCGCCGCTGTTCGACCAGTGGTCGGACAAGCTGCGCAAGGCGTCGGGCCATCAGGTGCTGTCGTTCAACTGGTGGCAGGGCGAACGGCACCTGCTGACCAACAAGCCGGTGAAGGGGCCGGAAGACCTCGCCGGCATCCGCATGCGCACGCCGGGCGCGCCGGTGTGGATGGAGACGATCCGCGCCATGGGCGCCACCCCGACCCCGATGGGCTGGTCGGAGGTGTACACCGGCCTTCAGCAGAAGGTGATCGACGGCGTCGAGGCCCAGCATCCGGCCAGCTTCGGTTCCCGCCTGTACGAAGTGACCAACCACGTCACCAAGACTGGCCACATCAACCTGATCACCGGCATCGTCACCAGCTCCGCTTGGTTCGACAAGCTGCCGCCGGAGCAGCAGACGATCCTCAAGGAAGAGGCGCTGAAGGCCGGCGACAGCGCGTCGCGCGCCACCCAGGCGTCGCTTGCCGACTTCGAGAAGCAGATGAAGGACAAGGGCATGACGATCGAGGAGATCGACGTGACCCCGTTCCGCAAGGCTACTGCGCCGGTCTACGAGAAGCTGGGCTATGCGGAACTCCACAAGGAGGTGGAGAAGCTGCTGCAGAACTGA
- a CDS encoding TRAP transporter small permease, producing MSSLFHKGEAVLAMLLLAAIVLLVFAAGVMRWFGHPLVWSVDVAQLLFVWVAFLGADMALRKRAHIGIDYLVKRLPNSARALLDVVLGVLVVAFLLTMTVMGYRLTMLNLERQFGDSGISYAFVTAAVPVGCLLLAVTLTGQILDTLRELRSHPKPVFAPAPKAGDIEEVVP from the coding sequence ATGTCGTCCTTGTTTCACAAGGGGGAAGCCGTCCTGGCGATGCTTCTCCTCGCCGCCATCGTTCTGCTCGTCTTCGCCGCCGGCGTCATGCGCTGGTTCGGCCATCCCCTGGTCTGGTCGGTGGACGTGGCGCAGCTCCTGTTCGTCTGGGTCGCCTTCCTCGGCGCAGACATGGCGCTGCGCAAGCGCGCCCACATCGGCATCGACTATCTGGTCAAGCGCCTGCCCAATTCCGCCCGAGCCCTGCTGGATGTCGTGCTGGGCGTGCTGGTCGTCGCCTTTCTCCTCACCATGACGGTGATGGGCTACCGGCTGACCATGCTGAACCTGGAGCGCCAGTTCGGCGACAGCGGCATCAGCTACGCCTTCGTCACCGCCGCGGTGCCGGTGGGCTGCCTGCTGCTCGCCGTCACGCTGACCGGCCAGATCCTGGACACCCTGCGCGAGTTGCGCAGCCACCCCAAGCCGGTCTTCGCCCCGGCCCCCAAAGCCGGCGACATCGAGGAGGTCGTGCCGTGA
- a CDS encoding TRAP transporter large permease: MTLLAVIFFALMAFGLPIAFAIGIAGFSFFATNDIIPMSIGVQQVASASQSFPLLAVPFFVLAGHMMNRTGITSRLINCSNVLVSWMSGGLAQVCIVLSTLMGGVSGSAVADAAMEARILGPSLIARGYSKGFTSATIAVGSLITATIPPSLGLILYGFVGNVSIGRLFLAGVIPGLLMMAGLMLTVWLIAKRRGYRPEMAERPTLRAVGRAMADAKWALLFPVALLFAIRGGLFTPSEVGAFAVVYAAVVGFLLHRELTWAAVAEALQEAVVDTGLIMLIILFSGMVGYAIIFEQAPQTIAEAMTQLTTNPLLVVALILIFLFIAGLFVESTVLVLLLTPIFLPIVTPLGVDPVHFGILMMTIVTLGSMTPPVGVAMYTVCSLLDCPVEEYVVESLPFVGTIVLLVAVLTLWPGLVLFLPNMLM; encoded by the coding sequence GTGACCCTGCTTGCCGTCATCTTCTTCGCGCTGATGGCCTTTGGGCTTCCCATCGCATTCGCCATCGGCATCGCCGGCTTCTCCTTCTTCGCCACGAACGACATCATCCCGATGTCCATCGGGGTGCAGCAGGTCGCCTCGGCCTCGCAGAGCTTCCCGCTGCTGGCCGTGCCCTTCTTCGTGCTCGCCGGGCACATGATGAACCGGACGGGCATCACCAGCCGCCTGATCAACTGCTCCAACGTGCTGGTGTCCTGGATGTCCGGCGGGCTGGCGCAGGTCTGCATCGTGCTGTCCACCCTGATGGGCGGCGTCTCCGGCTCGGCGGTGGCCGACGCCGCGATGGAGGCCCGCATCCTCGGCCCCAGCCTGATCGCCCGCGGCTATTCGAAGGGCTTCACCTCGGCGACCATCGCGGTCGGGTCGCTGATCACCGCGACGATCCCGCCCAGCCTGGGGCTGATCCTCTACGGCTTCGTCGGCAACGTGTCGATCGGGCGGCTGTTCCTGGCTGGCGTCATTCCGGGTCTGTTGATGATGGCCGGGCTGATGCTGACGGTGTGGCTGATCGCCAAGCGGCGCGGCTACCGCCCGGAGATGGCGGAGCGGCCGACCCTGCGCGCCGTGGGCCGGGCGATGGCCGATGCCAAATGGGCGCTGCTGTTCCCGGTCGCCCTGCTGTTCGCCATCCGCGGCGGCCTGTTCACCCCGTCGGAGGTCGGCGCCTTCGCCGTCGTCTACGCCGCCGTCGTCGGCTTCCTGCTGCACCGGGAGCTGACCTGGGCCGCGGTGGCCGAGGCGCTTCAGGAAGCGGTGGTGGACACCGGCCTGATCATGCTGATCATCCTGTTCTCGGGCATGGTCGGCTACGCCATCATCTTCGAGCAGGCGCCCCAGACCATCGCCGAGGCGATGACCCAGCTCACCACCAACCCGCTGCTGGTGGTGGCGCTGATCCTGATCTTCCTGTTCATCGCCGGCCTGTTCGTCGAAAGCACGGTGCTGGTCCTGCTGCTGACGCCGATCTTCCTGCCGATCGTGACGCCGCTGGGCGTCGATCCGGTGCATTTCGGCATCCTCATGATGACCATCGTCACGCTGGGCTCGATGACGCCGCCGGTGGGCGTGGCCATGTACACGGTGTGCAGCCTGCTCGACTGCCCGGTCGAGGAGTATGTCGTCGAATCGCTGCCCTTCGTCGGCACCATCGTCCTGCTGGTCGCCGTGCTCACGCTGTGGCCGGGGCTGGTGCTGTTCCTGCCGAACATGCTGATGTGA